CCCAGACTTTCATCGCGTACAGCGCATAGCAGGCCATCTGTGTCATGTCTTTTCCGTCCTGCTGCCCTGTCTTCCAATCGCAGATGTACAACATTCCATCGCGCTCCAGCGCCAGGTCCATCTTGACCGTGATGGTGAAGCACCCCAATTGAAATTCTTGAAAGTCTTCTAACGATTTCCAGTCGCTTGGCTGAGTCTGTTGGAGCCAGGCAAACATCGGCGAGCGCCAGAAGTTCTCCAAACATTGCAGCACGCGCTGCTTGATCTCGTCGGTTCGTTCACGGGGAACCTCGCGCTGGTAGTAATGCTCGAATAAGTTGACGTAGCGTTTAGGATCGAGCCGCCATTGCTCGTTTTTCGACTGCGTCCAACCTGTTCGTAACCGGCTGATCGCGGCGGAAGTCAGGCTCTGGAAATCAATCGGCTGGCGCGCGCGCACTTTCCGCAGCGTCTCTTCGATGCCTTTATGCACGATGTCGCCGGCCCACGTATCCAGGTTTTGCATCTTCGTGAGGCGATAACAGAGCTTGGCCAGATCATCCGCGTCCAATCGCCAACCGCCCCAGAAGGCATAGTGCTGTAGATAAAACATCCGCCGACATTCACGAAAATGGCGGTCGCGCGTTACAGACCATTTGAATTCGTTTCTGAGTTCGGCCATCGGTGACGATGGTAGTATGGCGTGTTGCCCGCCGGTGTCAATACAAGCTGCTCCATGAACTCTCACGCACAGCGACAGGATGTCATGCCATCCATAGATCGAGTGCTAGGCAAAATCGTGAGAAGCCTCAACGGAACACGAGCCATGCTCGACACGCCGAACACGTGCCCAATGGTGCGCTGCCGCGCTCGGCATGAGCGTATGCTTACTTCGGAGACGCGGATGCGTGACGACGCCGAACGGTTTCAACTAGTCGGCAGTAGGCGCACACGCCAACCGTTGTTGGTTGACCGCACCGCGGACAAGGGATCAATGGCTCTGGTTCTGTGTTGACGAATTTCTCTCTCACTTTCAAGAAGCCATCCAAGAATTGTCGCTTCGCGCCCGGCCTGTCATGTTCCAGTTGGTTGATGATTTCCTTGTGATAGAGCGACGTGGCGCCGCGCGCGAACGGGCATTCATCGCGCACATAGGCGATTCGATTGACCAGCGCATACACGGTCGTTTGTTTTTCCGTGAAATAGATAAATGGTTTGACCTTTTTTTTCAGCCCGTCGCGTTCATCGAGGACGGGATATTGTC
This window of the Blastocatellia bacterium genome carries:
- a CDS encoding PD-(D/E)XK nuclease family protein, whose product is MAELRNEFKWSVTRDRHFRECRRMFYLQHYAFWGGWRLDADDLAKLCYRLTKMQNLDTWAGDIVHKGIEETLRKVRARQPIDFQSLTSAAISRLRTGWTQSKNEQWRLDPKRYVNLFEHYYQREVPRERTDEIKQRVLQCLENFWRSPMFAWLQQTQPSDWKSLEDFQEFQLGCFTITVKMDLALERDGMLYICDWKTGQQDGKDMTQMACYALYAMKVWGYRLDQIKIVLAYLRENVFQEYQPSPEEIIEAQDRILESCYGMQASLTDPVANLASIENFPMTLERWRCQRCAFWEVCYGNRQIAESSSAFSEDF